The following coding sequences lie in one Azospirillum humicireducens genomic window:
- a CDS encoding DUF6494 family protein, translated as MDNETFNPVLRKFLKQVGVTSQRDIELAVGRALADGRLDGVTSLPVRVVLTVDGIDLTHEVAGDLSLEQSPR; from the coding sequence ATGGACAACGAGACCTTCAATCCCGTTCTGCGCAAATTCCTGAAGCAGGTCGGCGTGACCTCCCAACGGGACATCGAGCTGGCTGTCGGGCGCGCCCTGGCGGACGGCCGGCTGGACGGGGTGACGTCGCTGCCCGTCCGCGTGGTCCTGACCGTCGACGGCATCGACCTGACGCACGAGGTCGCCGGAGATCTGTCGCTGGAACAATCGCCGCGGTAA
- the dksA gene encoding RNA polymerase-binding protein DksA has product MTSPLLPQNYSPSEDEEFMNPIMREYFRQKLLRWRAELLAESTGTLNSLQEGGIQEPDIADRASAETDRALELRTRDRERKLISKIDAALERLVDGSYGYCEETGDPISVRRLDARPIATLSLEAQERHERMERTQRDD; this is encoded by the coding sequence ATGACGTCGCCGCTTCTGCCCCAGAACTATTCCCCGTCGGAAGACGAGGAGTTCATGAACCCGATCATGCGGGAGTATTTCCGCCAGAAGCTGCTGCGCTGGCGCGCGGAACTGCTGGCGGAATCCACCGGCACGCTGAACAGCCTCCAGGAAGGCGGTATCCAGGAACCGGATATCGCCGACCGCGCCTCGGCGGAGACCGACCGCGCGCTGGAGCTGCGTACGCGTGACCGCGAACGCAAGCTGATCTCCAAGATCGACGCTGCACTGGAACGTCTCGTCGACGGCAGTTACGGCTATTGCGAGGAGACGGGCGACCCCATCTCCGTCCGCCGGCTTGATGCCCGCCCGATCGCGACGCTGAGCCTGGAAGCCCAGGAGCGGCACGAGCGGATGGAACGGACCCAGCGCGACGACTGA
- a CDS encoding rod-binding protein codes for MSPALSAGFGVRTQARISDLEAKTDPAKLAQLRKSANEFESQFISQMLGPMFEGIGTDETFGGGRGEEMFRPMLIEQFGKQITQRGGFGIANQVYGELLRAQEASHG; via the coding sequence ATGAGCCCCGCCCTTTCCGCCGGTTTCGGCGTGCGCACCCAGGCACGGATTTCCGATCTGGAGGCAAAGACGGACCCGGCAAAGCTTGCCCAGCTGCGCAAGTCGGCCAACGAGTTCGAAAGCCAGTTCATCTCGCAGATGCTGGGCCCGATGTTCGAGGGGATCGGCACCGACGAGACCTTCGGCGGCGGGCGCGGCGAGGAGATGTTCCGGCCGATGCTGATCGAGCAGTTCGGCAAGCAGATCACCCAGCGCGGCGGCTTCGGCATCGCCAATCAGGTTTACGGAGAGCTTCTTCGCGCCCAGGAGGCCAGCCATGGATAA
- a CDS encoding flagellar hook assembly protein FlgD: protein MTTTTNSFGQPVNQYGTYSGGKSTGSKTAAETSKTPQTDAEKTASATKGLGDNFQTFLTMLTTQMKNQDPLKPLDTNDMTKQLVDFANVEQNIGTNSRLDKLVQLQSAGTASTNLAYLGRMVTFEGDSFQYTQGMTQAPLGYELATSAKSVRVDILDAKGNIVRSMKGETTAGTKHAVNWDFKDNNGRAVQPGTYRMNIAPVSEVKDDTIKTTTYTFGTVAGIGNNKEGETVLNIGASEVPLSKLTTVY, encoded by the coding sequence ATGACCACGACCACCAACAGCTTCGGCCAGCCCGTCAACCAGTACGGCACCTATTCGGGCGGCAAGTCCACCGGGTCGAAGACGGCGGCCGAGACCTCCAAGACCCCGCAGACCGACGCCGAGAAGACCGCGTCGGCGACCAAGGGCCTGGGCGACAATTTCCAGACGTTCCTCACCATGCTGACCACGCAGATGAAGAACCAGGACCCGCTGAAGCCGCTGGATACCAACGACATGACCAAGCAGCTGGTCGATTTCGCCAATGTCGAGCAGAACATCGGCACCAACAGCCGCCTGGACAAGCTGGTGCAGCTGCAGTCCGCCGGAACCGCCTCCACCAACCTGGCCTATCTCGGCCGCATGGTCACCTTCGAAGGCGACAGCTTCCAGTACACCCAGGGCATGACCCAGGCTCCGCTGGGCTACGAGCTGGCGACCTCCGCCAAGTCGGTGCGCGTCGACATCCTGGACGCCAAGGGCAACATCGTCCGCTCCATGAAGGGCGAAACCACCGCCGGGACCAAGCATGCGGTCAATTGGGACTTCAAGGACAACAACGGCCGCGCCGTGCAGCCGGGCACCTACCGGATGAACATCGCCCCGGTGTCGGAGGTCAAGGACGACACCATCAAGACGACCACCTACACCTTCGGCACCGTGGCCGGCATCGGCAACAACAAGGAAGGCGAGACCGTGCTGAACATCGGCGCCAGCGAAGTCCCGCTGTCCAAGCTGACGACGGTCTACTGA
- a CDS encoding flagellar assembly protein FliX, producing MKVEGTGNIRGSGSVRRTGKAEGSSGAAFSKQLVGETGSAHGVSGTAATAGVAGVLAIQEVDVTDDATARASRGKMRAEEMLDRLEEIQHGLLSGTLSVQKLVDLAKVVQSRRAQVDDPGLAEILDEIDLRAQVELAKLTS from the coding sequence ATGAAAGTCGAAGGCACCGGAAACATACGCGGCAGCGGTTCGGTCCGCCGCACCGGCAAGGCCGAAGGCTCGTCCGGCGCCGCGTTCTCCAAGCAGCTGGTGGGAGAGACCGGCTCCGCCCACGGGGTCAGCGGCACTGCCGCGACTGCCGGGGTCGCGGGCGTGCTCGCCATCCAGGAGGTCGACGTCACCGACGACGCCACCGCGCGCGCGTCGCGCGGCAAGATGCGGGCGGAAGAGATGCTGGACCGGCTGGAGGAAATCCAGCACGGCCTGCTGTCCGGCACGCTGTCGGTCCAGAAGCTGGTGGATCTCGCCAAGGTGGTCCAGTCCCGCCGCGCCCAGGTCGACGACCCCGGACTGGCCGAAATTCTCGATGAAATCGATCTGCGCGCGCAGGTGGAATTGGCGAAGCTCACCTCCTGA
- a CDS encoding flagellar basal body P-ring protein FlgI: MIRTALRLLRRRAVLVVLTALLAIGVQAEQAFAASARIKDIVDVEGVRDNMLIGYGLVVGLNGSGDSLNNSPFTEQSLTGMLERMGVNTRGTNLRTKNVAAVMVTATLGAYAAQGTRIDVTVSAMGDAKSLLGGTLLVTPMMGADGEVYAVAQGPIAVSGFTAQGQGASVTRGVPTSGRISSGAIVEREIQFSLAELPVLRLSLRNPDFTTAQRVATAINIQLRGNRAQATDPSSVLINVPETRRGDVVGLVTEIEQLRITPDQVARVVVDEKSGVIVMGENVRISTVAIAQGNLTIRITETPQVSQPGPFSQGQTAVVPRTDIQVDEQSNNRLAVMNAGVTLQELVQSLNALGVGPRDMIAILQSIKAAGALQAEIEVI; encoded by the coding sequence ATGATCCGCACCGCCCTTCGCCTTCTGCGCCGCCGAGCCGTCCTGGTCGTGCTGACCGCCCTGCTGGCGATCGGTGTCCAGGCGGAACAGGCCTTTGCCGCCTCCGCCCGTATCAAGGACATCGTCGATGTGGAGGGCGTGCGCGACAACATGCTGATCGGCTATGGGCTGGTGGTCGGCCTGAATGGCAGCGGCGACAGCCTGAACAACTCTCCCTTCACCGAACAGAGCCTGACCGGCATGCTGGAGCGGATGGGCGTCAACACCCGCGGCACCAACCTGCGCACCAAGAATGTGGCGGCGGTGATGGTGACGGCGACGCTGGGCGCCTATGCGGCACAGGGCACGCGCATCGACGTCACCGTGTCGGCGATGGGCGACGCCAAGAGCCTGCTGGGCGGCACCCTGCTGGTCACCCCGATGATGGGCGCCGACGGCGAGGTCTATGCCGTGGCGCAGGGGCCGATCGCTGTGTCGGGCTTCACCGCCCAGGGCCAGGGCGCCAGCGTGACGCGCGGCGTGCCGACCTCCGGCCGCATCTCCTCCGGCGCCATCGTGGAGCGGGAAATCCAGTTCTCGCTGGCCGAACTGCCGGTGCTGCGCCTGTCCTTGCGCAACCCCGACTTCACCACCGCCCAGCGGGTGGCGACCGCCATCAACATCCAGCTGCGCGGCAACCGCGCCCAGGCGACCGACCCGTCCTCCGTCCTCATCAACGTGCCGGAAACGCGGCGCGGCGATGTGGTCGGGCTGGTGACGGAGATCGAACAGCTGCGCATCACCCCCGACCAGGTCGCCCGCGTGGTGGTGGACGAGAAATCCGGCGTCATCGTGATGGGCGAGAATGTCCGCATCTCCACCGTCGCAATCGCCCAGGGCAACCTGACCATCCGCATCACCGAAACCCCGCAGGTCAGCCAGCCGGGCCCCTTCAGCCAGGGCCAGACCGCCGTGGTGCCGCGCACCGACATCCAGGTCGACGAACAGTCCAACAACCGCCTGGCGGTGATGAATGCCGGTGTGACCCTGCAGGAGTTGGTACAGTCCTTGAATGCGCTGGGGGTGGGACCGCGGGACATGATCGCCATTCTCCAGTCGATCAAGGCCGCCGGAGCCCTGCAAGCCGAGATCGAGGTGATCTGA
- a CDS encoding TetR/AcrR family transcriptional regulator, with product MAETAGVRKPARERILDTAAELFYSEGIRAVGIDTIIAKSGVAKMSLYRNFTSKDDLVCAYLERNTAQHAAWWDRVTARHPGDPRAQMKALFVALGHWIDHPKFQGCPFTTAAAELRDPANPAHVLALAHKRMVRDRLRALAAAAGADDPDRLTGQLQLLMEGAYAAGRALDLGVGNAAVASAAATLIDAACGAACGAKAIG from the coding sequence CAGAGACGGCAGGGGTCAGGAAGCCGGCGCGGGAGCGGATTCTCGATACGGCGGCGGAGCTGTTCTACAGCGAGGGCATCCGCGCCGTCGGCATCGACACGATCATCGCCAAGTCCGGCGTCGCGAAGATGAGCCTTTACCGCAACTTCACGTCCAAGGACGATCTGGTCTGCGCCTATCTGGAGCGCAACACCGCCCAGCATGCCGCATGGTGGGACCGGGTGACCGCCCGCCATCCCGGCGACCCGCGGGCGCAGATGAAGGCGCTGTTCGTGGCGCTCGGCCACTGGATCGACCACCCGAAATTCCAGGGCTGTCCCTTCACCACGGCCGCCGCCGAATTGCGCGATCCGGCCAACCCCGCCCATGTGCTGGCGCTGGCGCACAAGCGCATGGTCCGCGACCGCCTGCGCGCACTGGCTGCCGCGGCCGGCGCGGACGATCCGGACCGGTTGACCGGGCAACTGCAATTGTTGATGGAAGGCGCCTACGCCGCCGGCCGTGCGCTGGATCTGGGGGTGGGCAACGCGGCGGTGGCGAGTGCGGCGGCGACGCTGATCGATGCGGCCTGCGGGGCAGCCTGTGGGGCGAAGGCCATCGGCTGA
- a CDS encoding flagellar hook-length control protein FliK, with protein sequence MDIQSNNIAASLFDGLAQSQQTQGAAAKNDLFSKMMDRMLADAAARKREQAADAARDSANQAKDARAADAQRNAPVRAEPKPDPNRDTRAQTARRSDADAEPARTQDPKAAGTDGDREVQAGRNDRNPVKGDKPKDSAKTDGAKTDGAKANICKSDAAKAGTEAAGADQAEAGEGTETAVADAAAAETDSDAAMAEGGGSGDASAEDAGTGEQTADQPLSAAMEPAQQQPVRQPSDLILAGLTAPGQSATGAAGDDGQGGGDAAAAGAADATARLAQAQAAAGTPNAAQTGADAAAKNATDATPVNGDGARQAQAAAVTGVDGGAQSGDEAAEALPDDDAALPDRFADLLAAAKAKSGEAKQGGKQAGADGGSRNDAQPQAMPQAATAAPAVPPVAETVATSATARATGALEGLEGASAAAGHGHGAAGVHTHPALAAMEGMHGGISGSIPGIDQPQAAATLRPSRGSAGMPMGVHDQIAVHIKKQVGDEVDQFTINLHPAELGRIDIKLDIGADGRVSAMVAVERAQTLELLQRDSRGLERALQEAGLQTDSNSLNFSLRGEGNPFGNDGRGNGKGNGGGRRGLDGGADQDASDTAVYTATLGNGRLDIRA encoded by the coding sequence ATGGATATCCAATCGAACAACATCGCCGCATCCTTGTTCGACGGTCTCGCACAATCCCAGCAGACCCAGGGAGCGGCGGCGAAGAACGACCTGTTTTCCAAGATGATGGACCGCATGCTGGCCGATGCCGCCGCGCGCAAGCGCGAGCAGGCCGCCGATGCCGCCCGTGACTCCGCCAACCAGGCGAAGGACGCCCGCGCGGCCGACGCGCAGCGCAATGCTCCCGTCCGGGCGGAGCCGAAGCCCGATCCGAACCGCGACACCCGTGCCCAGACCGCCCGCCGGAGCGATGCGGACGCCGAGCCGGCCCGGACGCAGGACCCGAAAGCCGCCGGGACGGACGGCGACCGCGAGGTCCAGGCCGGTCGGAACGACCGCAATCCGGTCAAGGGCGACAAGCCGAAGGACAGTGCCAAGACCGACGGCGCCAAAACCGATGGCGCCAAGGCCAACATCTGCAAGTCCGACGCGGCGAAAGCCGGCACGGAAGCCGCCGGCGCCGATCAGGCGGAGGCAGGCGAGGGAACGGAGACGGCAGTTGCGGACGCAGCAGCGGCAGAGACCGACAGCGATGCGGCAATGGCCGAGGGGGGCGGGTCCGGTGACGCGTCCGCCGAGGATGCCGGGACGGGAGAGCAGACCGCCGACCAGCCCCTGTCCGCCGCCATGGAGCCGGCGCAGCAGCAGCCGGTCCGGCAGCCCAGCGACCTGATCCTCGCCGGATTGACGGCGCCCGGCCAGTCCGCCACCGGCGCGGCCGGCGATGACGGCCAGGGTGGCGGCGATGCGGCGGCGGCCGGGGCCGCCGATGCCACCGCCCGCCTTGCCCAGGCGCAGGCCGCGGCCGGAACGCCGAATGCGGCGCAGACCGGCGCAGACGCCGCGGCAAAGAACGCCACCGATGCAACACCCGTGAACGGAGACGGCGCCCGGCAGGCACAGGCCGCCGCCGTGACCGGGGTGGATGGCGGTGCGCAAAGCGGCGACGAAGCTGCGGAGGCGCTGCCGGACGATGATGCCGCCCTGCCCGACCGCTTCGCCGATCTGCTCGCCGCCGCCAAGGCAAAGTCCGGCGAGGCGAAACAGGGTGGCAAGCAGGCCGGTGCCGATGGCGGCAGCCGGAACGATGCCCAGCCCCAGGCCATGCCGCAGGCCGCCACTGCCGCTCCCGCGGTTCCGCCCGTCGCGGAAACGGTTGCCACGTCGGCCACCGCCAGGGCGACCGGAGCGCTGGAGGGACTCGAAGGCGCAAGCGCCGCCGCAGGCCACGGCCATGGCGCCGCCGGTGTCCACACCCATCCGGCGCTCGCCGCCATGGAGGGGATGCATGGCGGAATTTCCGGGAGCATTCCCGGCATCGACCAGCCGCAGGCGGCCGCGACGCTGCGCCCGTCGCGCGGCAGCGCCGGCATGCCGATGGGCGTCCATGACCAGATCGCCGTCCATATCAAGAAGCAGGTCGGCGACGAGGTCGACCAGTTCACCATCAACCTGCACCCGGCCGAGCTGGGGCGGATCGACATCAAGCTGGACATCGGCGCCGACGGCCGGGTCAGCGCGATGGTCGCGGTGGAAAGAGCCCAGACCCTCGAACTTCTGCAACGCGACAGCCGTGGTCTGGAACGCGCCTTGCAAGAGGCTGGGCTGCAGACGGACTCCAACAGCCTGAACTTCAGCCTGCGCGGCGAAGGCAACCCCTTCGGCAATGACGGGCGGGGCAACGGCAAGGGGAACGGAGGGGGGCGGCGCGGCCTCGACGGGGGCGCCGACCAGGACGCCTCCGACACGGCCGTCTACACCGCGACGCTCGGCAACGGACGTCTCGACATCCGCGCCTGA